In the genome of Rhodoferax fermentans, one region contains:
- a CDS encoding ABC transporter ATP-binding protein: protein MSPQPLASVRDLNVRFRSPRGEVCAVNGVSFELQPGEVLGLIGESGCGKSVTLRALMRLLPEQRTVMTGGITVDGQDVASLKNRALSAYRGGTTAMVFQDPGLALDPVYTIGQQIGEAIQRHRGGSRAQARVQAQQWLEQVKVPSARARLDNYPHELSGGMRQRAMIALALSCGPKLVLADEPTTALDATVQMQVLLILRELQQRLGMGAVFVTHDLGVAAEICDRIAVMYAGRIVEIGSAEEVLLHPQHPYTQGLLAATLHGSMRGTRRTGLPGAPPDLLALPAGCAFAARCAHVSSDCVKAVPELRSQPGLSAAACWRLGAVQNATAAGAGA from the coding sequence ATGAGTCCCCAACCGCTGGCCTCGGTACGGGACCTGAATGTTCGTTTTCGCAGTCCACGCGGCGAAGTGTGCGCTGTCAATGGGGTCAGCTTTGAGCTGCAGCCGGGCGAGGTGCTCGGCCTGATCGGCGAATCGGGCTGCGGCAAAAGTGTGACCCTGCGCGCCCTCATGCGCCTGCTGCCGGAGCAGCGTACGGTCATGACTGGCGGCATCACCGTGGATGGGCAGGACGTGGCGTCGCTGAAAAACCGCGCCCTCAGCGCCTACCGGGGTGGCACCACCGCCATGGTTTTTCAGGACCCGGGGCTCGCGCTGGACCCGGTCTACACCATCGGCCAGCAGATTGGCGAGGCCATCCAGCGCCATCGCGGCGGCTCCCGGGCCCAGGCGCGCGTCCAGGCGCAGCAGTGGCTGGAACAGGTGAAGGTGCCTTCTGCCCGGGCCCGGCTTGACAATTACCCGCATGAGCTCTCGGGCGGCATGCGCCAGCGCGCCATGATTGCGCTGGCGCTGTCCTGCGGGCCGAAGCTGGTGCTGGCTGATGAGCCCACCACCGCGCTAGACGCCACGGTGCAGATGCAGGTGCTGCTGATCCTGCGCGAGTTGCAGCAGCGCCTGGGTATGGGCGCGGTGTTCGTGACCCACGACCTCGGGGTGGCGGCTGAAATCTGCGACCGCATCGCGGTGATGTATGCCGGTCGCATCGTCGAGATCGGCAGTGCCGAAGAGGTGTTGCTGCACCCGCAACACCCCTACACCCAGGGCCTGCTGGCGGCCACCCTGCACGGTTCCATGCGCGGCACCCGCCGCACCGGCCTGCCGGGTGCACCGCCCGACCTGCTGGCCCTGCCCGCTGGCTGCGCGTTTGCGGCGCGCTGCGCGCATGTCAGCAGCGACTGCGTGAAGGCCGTGCCTGAACTGAGGAGCCAGCCTGGTCTGTCCGCAGCGGCTTGCTGGCGCCTGGGCGCGGTTCAAAACGCCACGGCGGCAGGAGCCGGGGCATGA
- a CDS encoding TRAP transporter large permease, protein MSDISLLAVALGFLLLIGLMSLGLHVAFVMFFLSLVGAVAYLGLPAALEYGTQYWSANNNFVLVSVPLFILLGELLVRGGFTDKMYRSLSDWLSPLPGGLLHSNIGASALFAAVSGSSVATAATIGTVALPAFKQRGYNPRLVLGTIAAGATLGILIPPSINMIIYGAMTNTSVGKLYAAGVVPGLLLTVLFMAVIAVACLWKPAYAGTPEPTAPLGDKLRRLLDLVPPLLVIVLVMGSIYAGWATPTESAALGVVVSALLCAAFGRLTIRMLHECFVTTLSITAMIMLIAAAAFYLNFVLGMLGVPDMLTKFVVGLQASPGQIILILTVLYLILGCFLDALAMVVGTIPIVFPIVVALGIDPVWFGIFLVVMAELALITPPVGMNLYVVQGVRGEGNIIDVIYGVTPFLVIMLLLVALIWFFPGIAMWMPGLLAG, encoded by the coding sequence ATGTCCGATATTTCCCTGCTCGCGGTGGCGCTGGGCTTTCTGCTGCTCATCGGGCTGATGAGTCTGGGCCTGCATGTGGCCTTTGTGATGTTTTTCCTTAGCCTGGTGGGCGCCGTGGCCTACCTCGGGTTGCCGGCCGCACTCGAGTACGGCACCCAGTACTGGAGCGCCAACAACAACTTCGTGCTGGTCTCGGTGCCGCTTTTTATTTTGCTGGGCGAGTTGCTGGTGCGCGGTGGTTTCACCGACAAGATGTACCGATCCCTCTCCGACTGGCTTTCGCCGCTGCCCGGCGGCCTGTTGCATTCCAACATCGGTGCATCGGCGCTGTTCGCGGCGGTGTCGGGCTCCTCGGTGGCCACGGCCGCCACCATCGGCACCGTCGCCTTGCCGGCTTTCAAACAGCGCGGTTACAACCCGCGTCTGGTGCTCGGCACCATCGCGGCCGGTGCCACGCTGGGCATCCTGATTCCGCCGTCAATCAACATGATCATCTACGGCGCCATGACCAACACCTCGGTGGGCAAGCTGTATGCGGCCGGTGTCGTGCCGGGCCTGCTGCTCACCGTGCTGTTCATGGCCGTGATCGCGGTCGCTTGTTTGTGGAAACCCGCCTACGCCGGCACACCCGAACCCACCGCGCCGCTGGGCGACAAGCTGCGCCGCCTGCTGGACCTGGTGCCACCGCTGCTGGTGATTGTGCTGGTGATGGGCAGCATCTATGCCGGTTGGGCCACACCTACTGAATCTGCGGCGCTGGGTGTGGTGGTGTCGGCCTTGCTGTGCGCGGCCTTCGGGCGCCTGACGATCCGCATGTTGCACGAGTGTTTTGTCACGACGCTGTCGATCACGGCGATGATCATGCTGATCGCCGCCGCGGCCTTTTATCTGAACTTTGTTCTGGGCATGCTGGGTGTTCCCGACATGCTGACCAAGTTTGTGGTCGGCCTGCAGGCCAGCCCGGGGCAGATCATCCTGATACTCACGGTGCTGTACCTGATCCTGGGCTGCTTTCTGGATGCGCTGGCGATGGTGGTGGGCACCATCCCGATTGTTTTTCCGATTGTGGTGGCGCTGGGGATCGACCCGGTGTGGTTCGGCATCTTCCTGGTGGTCATGGCCGAGCTGGCCCTGATCACCCCGCCGGTCGGCATGAACCTGTACGTGGTGCAGGGGGTGCGGGGTGAGGGCAACATCATTGACGTGATCTATGGGGTGACCCCGTTCCTCGTCATCATGCTGCTGTTGGTGGCGCTGATCTGGTTTTTCCCCGGCATTGCCATGTGGATGCCAGGTTTGTTGGCCGGCTAG
- a CDS encoding MurR/RpiR family transcriptional regulator — MPEVSATSFLARVRQNLAAFHPMERRLAEFVLDFPGDLASYAANELASLAGVSNATVTRFIKRLGYLHYEDARRQVRQERGAGSPLFLASRSTGMANQFSASLERSHDNLQRTLARLNPADIDHMAQSLLRARKIWVTGFRSSQSFASYFRWQMFQVKEDIVLVPSAGDTLGQYAASITAADVVVVFAVRRRPAGLGEVIEQIIRSGAKVLYISDEQVARQAGLTWHVYCSCDSDRPLDDHVAVIGICHLLASRVIELAGPRERARLTAIEASYDALHELLT; from the coding sequence ATGCCTGAAGTTTCAGCGACCTCGTTTCTGGCTCGGGTTCGACAGAACCTCGCTGCCTTTCACCCGATGGAGCGCCGACTGGCCGAATTTGTGCTGGATTTTCCGGGTGACCTGGCCAGCTACGCCGCCAATGAACTGGCGTCGCTGGCGGGGGTGTCCAACGCCACGGTCACCCGCTTCATCAAGCGCCTGGGTTACCTGCATTACGAGGATGCCCGGCGCCAGGTGCGCCAGGAGCGCGGCGCCGGCTCACCGCTGTTTCTGGCCAGCCGCAGCACTGGCATGGCAAATCAGTTCAGCGCCAGTTTGGAGCGAAGTCACGACAACCTTCAACGCACCCTGGCCCGACTGAATCCGGCCGACATTGACCACATGGCCCAGTCCCTGCTGCGGGCCCGCAAGATCTGGGTGACCGGTTTTCGCTCCAGTCAGTCGTTCGCTAGCTACTTCCGCTGGCAGATGTTTCAGGTCAAGGAAGACATTGTGCTGGTGCCCAGTGCTGGTGACACGTTGGGTCAATACGCCGCCAGCATCACAGCGGCGGATGTCGTGGTGGTGTTCGCCGTGCGGCGCAGACCGGCAGGACTGGGTGAGGTGATCGAACAAATCATTCGCTCAGGGGCCAAAGTGCTCTACATCTCCGACGAGCAAGTGGCAAGGCAAGCAGGGTTGACGTGGCATGTCTACTGCAGCTGTGATTCCGACCGCCCCCTGGATGACCATGTGGCAGTGATTGGTATCTGTCATCTTTTGGCATCCCGCGTCATCGAACTTGCCGGACCACGCGAGCGGGCCCGGTTGACCGCGATCGAGGCAAGCTACGACGCGCTGCATGAGTTGTTGACTTGA
- a CDS encoding TRAP transporter small permease subunit, with protein MNHHHPANPISEKITPAARWATIACGWVVFAYAVGLTLEILGRKFFATSFKGIDELGGFVLAISAAIGASYAMAQRSHTRVDVFLVRLPAGLQRWLNTLAMLAFAGFSGFAVWRGVAVLRDTLEFGSSATNLEQPLWVPQALWVAGLALLAGISLAYALHAVFLLVTRRPELNAWYGPHSAKAELEEELANIHERGVEAEALPAVSRSH; from the coding sequence ATGAATCACCACCACCCCGCCAACCCGATCAGCGAAAAAATCACGCCGGCGGCGCGCTGGGCCACCATCGCCTGTGGCTGGGTGGTGTTTGCCTACGCCGTGGGCCTGACGCTGGAGATCCTGGGCCGCAAGTTCTTCGCCACCTCGTTCAAGGGCATTGATGAACTGGGCGGCTTTGTGCTGGCAATCAGCGCGGCCATTGGCGCCTCGTATGCCATGGCGCAACGCAGTCACACCCGGGTCGATGTGTTTCTGGTGCGCCTGCCCGCCGGTTTGCAGCGCTGGCTCAACACGCTCGCCATGCTGGCCTTTGCCGGGTTCTCCGGTTTTGCGGTCTGGCGTGGTGTGGCGGTGCTGCGTGACACCCTGGAGTTCGGCAGCAGCGCCACCAATCTGGAGCAACCACTGTGGGTGCCGCAGGCGCTTTGGGTCGCCGGGCTGGCCCTGTTGGCCGGGATCTCCCTCGCTTACGCGCTACACGCGGTCTTTCTGCTGGTGACGCGTCGCCCCGAGCTCAATGCCTGGTACGGCCCACACAGTGCGAAAGCAGAGTTGGAGGAAGAGCTGGCCAACATCCACGAGCGCGGGGTCGAGGCCGAGGCGCTACCCGCCGTTTCCCGTTCACACTGA
- a CDS encoding aspartate/glutamate racemase family protein → MTRPAPAPQQMAMDSGHSVRPYRIALLNPNTSARSTELMMASALEAAPAGVHIEGRTVAAGQDFIADAAALALAAQAVLETAPALVAEGFDALIVAGFGDPGVVALRQRLALPVTGLGEAGIAEAAAGGLRYAIVTVTPALHDSLVAAAHAVAPAAQFAGVRYTRGDTAALMASPEQLQQALLQACREAVDQDGVRAIVIGGGPLAHAAQDIATQLQLRVVDPVCAAVRLACARAGLRV, encoded by the coding sequence ATGACGCGCCCGGCGCCCGCCCCTCAGCAGATGGCCATGGACAGTGGCCACTCGGTGCGACCCTACCGCATTGCGCTGCTGAACCCGAACACCAGCGCGCGCTCCACCGAGCTGATGATGGCCAGCGCCCTGGAGGCAGCGCCTGCGGGGGTGCACATCGAAGGGCGCACCGTGGCAGCGGGCCAGGACTTCATCGCCGACGCCGCCGCGCTGGCGCTGGCCGCGCAAGCGGTTCTGGAGACCGCACCGGCGCTGGTGGCCGAGGGTTTTGATGCCCTCATCGTGGCGGGCTTTGGCGACCCGGGCGTGGTCGCGCTGCGCCAGCGCCTGGCGCTGCCGGTGACCGGGCTGGGTGAGGCCGGCATTGCCGAGGCCGCCGCAGGTGGCCTGCGCTACGCCATCGTCACCGTCACGCCCGCGCTGCATGACAGCCTGGTGGCCGCCGCCCACGCCGTGGCGCCAGCAGCACAGTTTGCCGGCGTTCGCTACACCCGTGGCGACACAGCTGCGCTGATGGCCAGCCCCGAGCAGCTTCAGCAGGCCTTGTTGCAGGCCTGTCGCGAAGCGGTCGATCAGGACGGTGTGCGCGCCATCGTGATCGGTGGCGGCCCGCTGGCCCATGCCGCGCAGGACATTGCCACGCAGCTACAACTGCGGGTGGTTGATCCGGTGTGTGCCGCGGTGCGACTGGCCTGCGCCCGCGCCGGGCTGAGGGTCTGA
- a CDS encoding TRAP transporter substrate-binding protein, with protein MTFPLSARWLACATTLTLTTLCAPTLASAAEFTLRVAGNSSANVRHSDGIEKPFFLGLPKATGIDMDVKFNPMDVVNVKPDDALRLLRSNIFDVMSVQIGSVARDDPFFEGIDLAGVSTNMGQLRKAMEAYKSAFDARLQEKFKAKALTLWPFGPQVFFCNKPIKSIADFKGLKVRSFTPSMSAMLQNLGATPVTMSFSEVYSALGNGVVDCGVTSANSGNSGKWPEVTQYFYPLAVAGSVQGHFVNLDFWRKLNADQQAKVQAEFKKMEDQMWDLAEEGTADSIACNTGKPCKNGTPFKMTLVPVTADDEAKVKAASAATVLPMWKGVCNKVDPKCSDTWNATVGKARGMSIN; from the coding sequence ATGACCTTTCCGCTTTCCGCCCGCTGGCTCGCCTGTGCGACGACGTTGACCCTGACCACCTTGTGTGCTCCCACCCTCGCCAGTGCCGCTGAGTTCACCCTGCGCGTTGCCGGTAACTCGTCGGCCAATGTGCGCCATTCCGATGGCATTGAAAAACCCTTCTTCCTGGGCCTGCCCAAGGCCACCGGCATTGACATGGACGTGAAGTTCAATCCGATGGACGTGGTGAACGTCAAGCCTGACGACGCGCTGCGTCTGCTGCGCTCGAACATCTTTGACGTGATGTCGGTGCAGATCGGCAGCGTCGCGCGCGACGACCCGTTTTTTGAAGGCATCGACCTGGCTGGCGTCTCCACCAACATGGGCCAGTTGCGCAAAGCGATGGAAGCCTACAAGTCAGCCTTCGATGCGCGCCTGCAGGAGAAATTCAAGGCCAAGGCGCTCACGCTCTGGCCCTTTGGCCCGCAGGTGTTCTTCTGCAACAAGCCCATCAAGTCCATTGCCGACTTCAAGGGCCTGAAGGTGCGCAGCTTCACCCCCAGCATGTCGGCCATGTTGCAGAACCTGGGCGCCACGCCGGTGACGATGTCGTTTTCCGAGGTCTATTCGGCCCTGGGCAATGGGGTGGTTGATTGCGGGGTGACCTCGGCCAACTCGGGCAACTCGGGCAAGTGGCCGGAAGTGACGCAGTATTTCTACCCCCTGGCCGTGGCAGGCTCGGTGCAAGGGCACTTTGTCAACCTCGACTTCTGGCGCAAGCTCAACGCTGACCAGCAAGCCAAGGTCCAGGCCGAGTTCAAGAAGATGGAAGACCAGATGTGGGACTTGGCCGAAGAGGGCACGGCTGACTCCATCGCCTGCAACACCGGCAAGCCGTGCAAGAACGGCACGCCGTTCAAGATGACGCTGGTGCCGGTGACGGCCGACGACGAGGCCAAGGTCAAGGCCGCATCCGCCGCCACCGTGCTGCCGATGTGGAAGGGTGTCTGCAACAAGGTTGACCCGAAGTGCAGCGACACCTGGAATGCCACGGTGGGCAAGGCCCGTGGCATGAGCATCAACTGA